The sequence below is a genomic window from Ruminiclostridium josui JCM 17888.
CAAACGGAGATTTGTATGTAAATATCCATGTAAAACCTCACCCGCTATTTTCCAGACAGGGAAATAATGTTATATGTGATGTACCTATTACATTTACACAAGCAGCATTAGGTGCTGAATTAGAAGTACCTACTCTTGACGGAAAAGTAAAATATACTGTACCTGAAGGAACTCAAACCGGTGCTGTTTTCAGATTAAAGGGCAAAGGAATCCCTTATTTGAGAGGAAATGGTCGTGGAGACCAGTATGTTAAGGTAAATATTGAAGTTCCGAAAAAACTCAATGACAAACAAAAAGCATTGCTGAGGGAATTTGCTGAAATCAGCGGCGATGAATCCCACGAGCAGAGAAAAGGCTTTTTTGACAAAATGAAGGATGCATTTAAATAATTAAGAATTTTACTGCTCATGGAGGCAAAAGTAAATATATGAAATGGTATGAAATACGGATAAGTACTACTGATGAAGCAAGTGATGCGGTTTCCGAAATGCTTACGACAATGGGAGCTGGTGGCGTAGCTATCAAAGACCCTTTTGACATAAAAAAAGAGATATTAAAGCCAAATACTCTGGACTATGCTGATGATGATTTTCTTGAATCATTAGGAGAGGATGTTATTATACAAGCATATTTCCAGAGCGGAAATAATATAGACGAGCTATTGAAGGAAATAAATGACGGCTTGGGAAATATATCCCAATTTTTAAGTATTGGAAAAGGTATAGAGGGATACGGCGAAGTAGATGATGAGGATTGGTCTACAGCTTGGAAAAAGTATTATAAGCCCCTTCAGCTTACAGAAAGAATAGTAATAAAGCCAACATGGGAGGATTACAGTCCCAAAGGTGATGAAATAATAATACAAATGGACCCAGGAATGGCCTTTGGAACAGGTACTCACGAAACCACACAAATGTGCTCTGTGTTGCTTGATAAGTATATGAGAGATGATACAGAGGTTCTTGATATTGGTTGTGGAACAGGTATTCTTTCAATAATAGCAGCGAAGCTGGGTGCAAAAAAAGTTGAAGCTATTGATATAGATGAAGTTGCAGTGAAAGTTGCAAAGGAAAATATCGAGCTAAATCGGGAAATATCAAAAGTATCTGCACATAAGGCTATATTGTCTGATTTAAAGCAGGAAGAACATAAATACGATATAATTGTAGCTAATATAATAGCTAATGTAATTATTGACTTGTCTTCGCTTATACCTTATTATTTAAAAAAGGA
It includes:
- the prmA gene encoding 50S ribosomal protein L11 methyltransferase; this translates as MKWYEIRISTTDEASDAVSEMLTTMGAGGVAIKDPFDIKKEILKPNTLDYADDDFLESLGEDVIIQAYFQSGNNIDELLKEINDGLGNISQFLSIGKGIEGYGEVDDEDWSTAWKKYYKPLQLTERIVIKPTWEDYSPKGDEIIIQMDPGMAFGTGTHETTQMCSVLLDKYMRDDTEVLDIGCGTGILSIIAAKLGAKKVEAIDIDEVAVKVAKENIELNREISKVSAHKAILSDLKQEEHKYDIIVANIIANVIIDLSSLIPYYLKKESLIITSGIIKERKQEVIDACEKNGMSLIETLEMGEWVAMVFKCQDTL